The genome window CTGTACAAAAGAACAAAACATGCTTGAAATGGGGCGGTAACTGCCTTAAAAATCGAGTTACCGCCCCTGTTCAGTTATATTTTTATCTATAATAGTGTGGTGATATACACCTGATGAAGGTCACCAACTTTCTTCTATTTCATTTATTCTATCACCCAATCCTCTATACTTCGCTGGTTTTCCGAGAAGTTAATACCCACTTTCACAACCTTTCGCCCATCATCGGCAAAAGCCTTGGCATAGTCCTTGTCGCTGATTTGCGCCATGGCGATGTCGGCAGACTTCTTATATTTCAACTCAAAGATAAAGATACTCTTATCCGTCTTGAGCACAAGGTCTATTCTTCCATCCGAAGTGGTATGCTCCACCTTCACATCTTCGCCAAGCATGGTGAAGATGGTGAATATCACGGCTTGATAGTGACGCTCATTATTGTTGATAATCGTATATGGGAACTTATCATAGAATGCCTTCAAATGAGGCATAAAGGCTCCCATGTCGTCATTGATGAGCACATTCTTTTTATAAGCATATACGATAGCATCAAGTTCGCCTACCTCTGAAGGGGTATAATATTGGCAAAGGCTTTCCGAAAAACCTTGTCTAACTTCTTGATTAGGAAAACTAAGGTAATACATACCTAACTGCTTGTCATATCCCTTAATCGTAAGATACCCACTTTGGAAAAGGACTGGCACAGGGTCAGTAATCGTCTCAGTAGGAACATCGAAGCGTTTAGCTCTAGCCCAGATATCATTTAAGTCCATCATATCCAAATTCTTCTGCTGCATCAGTTCTATCAGGAACGTAGGCGTACCAGATGTAAACCAATAGCTATTAAACTCCTTATCGTCCAAAGCATTGATAATGCTGTAAGGATTGAAGATATCCTCGCTATTGATACTGAAGTGGTAGCCATCATAATGCTGCTTGAGTTGCTCTAAGGTCTCCTCATAAGTAAGCCCATTATGTTCAGCCATCTCCTCGATACCCTCACGGAAATACTGAGTCAATTCACTCTTGGTTATACCACAACAGCTACTGTATTCATCCTTCAACGTGAGAATCTTGAGATTGTTCAATTCACTAAAGATGCTGAGCTGACTAAACTTGGAAATGCCTGTGATGAATACAAAGCGAATGTTTCCCTCTTGTTGCTTCAAAGGGCTGAAGAAATCTCGCATGATGTTGCGGATGGTCTTCTGTAAGTCTTCGTCACTGACAGAATCATGCATAGGAGCATCATATTCGTCTATGAGAACAACAACTTGTTTACCTGTTTGAGCAGCTGCTGCAAGCAAGATGTTCTTAAGACGACCTCCAAAAGACTTCTCATCTATTGGATTAACTTTTAAACCATATTTTTTCTCTTCTACTTCTAGTATTCCGTTTAGAATTGAATATGTATTCTCCAAGCTATAATACTTACCACAGCTCAAATCCAGGTGGATGACAGGATATGCCGTCCACTCCTTCTCCATCTTTTCGATGGCAAGTCCCTTGAACAGTTCTTTCTTACCTTCAAAGTAAGCCTTTAGAGTAGATACAAACAAGGATTTTCCGAATCGGCGTGGGCGACTCAGAAAATGAAACTTGGCATAATGAGCCAACTGATAGACGATAGCCGTCTTGTCAGCATAGAAGTAATTCCCCTTCACGATTTCGGAGAACGTTTGTATTCCCAAAGGATATCTCTTTGAAGCCATAATCTTACTCTTAATAATTAATGTACAAAGATACAGATAATATTTCAGAAAACAAGCATTTTTCTGATTATTAACAATATATCACTGCAAAAATAGAACCGCAATTCAACAAAATATGCTTGAAATGGGGCGGTAACGGCCTTAAAAAACGACCCGCACATTTGAGCATCGTTGAGAGGCTTGGCGGGTTCTCGCGCTGCAAAGATACGAATAATCTTTGATAATACAAACTTTTGAGCAAGAAAAAACAGCCAACCTTCAATAGCATATTTGAAAGTTGGCTGTTTTTCATTTATAATGTTTCCTGCAAGTTTTTACTAAGCATAAGCTTACTTGTATTTTATCTATAAAGTTATCTCCATAGGGGCTCGGAAATCCAATTTTCAGGGAATCCCATTGCTGCAGGATCTACCTGTGGATAAGAAACGAGTAAGGATTTGAGCTCATTCTTGAAGTCCAATCCATATCCCATAGAATCAAGCCAATATGCAATACAACAGGCTATAGCATATACTTTGTTCGCATCAACACCTTCTATGTTCACCCATGCACCACGCAAAGAGGCATTCATTTGTGGAGCATTGGAGAGATAACGATTCCAAAGTCGTGAGTGATGAGCGCAACAGTTTCTTAGGACAGTTACACTACGCATCCAACTTTCCAACACCTCATGCTGTGGAAGATTGAACTGACGAGCTACACGCTTCTTCAACTTCTTGTCACCGAAATTGTAATAGAGTTTTGAAAGCGTACCGAAAGATGCCAGTTCAAGCGTTTTCCATGCAGGAGGGAATATCGGCTTGTCATAGTTGCGCCTATGTTCCTTGATAAAGTCCTCTTTACAACGCTGAAGCTCTCGGTCTATGGAGTTCATATTCTCAATAAACTTGTGCTCATCGTCAGCAAGGCTTGTATCAAAGAACCAAAATGGTCCATGTGCCAAAGAGAACTCTTGTATAATCTTTGTGCGCAAAGCAATCTCTAATCGTTGAACAGCCTTGAACATCAAATCTCTCAACTCTATATCAAAGTTATAGAGAGCTACGGCATCTTCAAATCTACTATTAGGCTTAAACTGATGTGTAGTTTTGTCTTCCTCCATAGGACGAAGGTATTGAACAAAACGAAAATAGCTGACCTCACCAAGAAATTTTACAGCCTTGGATGAATCAGCAATATTTAAGCCTCTACTTTTTAGTAGTTCTATTTGTTCCGAAATAGAAAGAGCCTGCTTAGTGTATAATCTTAATGTACCCATAAAAAGCAAAAGACCCGCCCTGGTTCGCTGTTCAAATGGGAAGCGTGGCGGATTCTGTTGCTGCAAAGATACGAATAATTATTGATAATACAAACTTTTGAACAAGAAAATTCACGCAAAAGTAAATTTCTTTGATATATTTGTATTTAATAGTGTTAAATCAGACCATAAAATCAAATTTTTCCAGCCGAACAAAGTGGTTTTCAAGATAAAAGTGTTACCTTTGTAACGTCTATACCAATACCGAAAAGCCCGAATGGGCAGAGGTTGGGCAGACATACATATGGTAAAAGGCGTTTTTGTACGCTTTGGTTTTGACGCTATAAGAATCTCGCAAATTCAACGACAAGTCAAGAACAAAGCAACAAAGAACGCCTCATGAGGTGTATTATATACAGCCCTTATTGGCTTCGAACGATTTTGCCGTTCGTTGTCATGAGTGCATTCTATATTC of Segatella copri contains these proteins:
- a CDS encoding ATP-binding protein, whose amino-acid sequence is MASKRYPLGIQTFSEIVKGNYFYADKTAIVYQLAHYAKFHFLSRPRRFGKSLFVSTLKAYFEGKKELFKGLAIEKMEKEWTAYPVIHLDLSCGKYYSLENTYSILNGILEVEEKKYGLKVNPIDEKSFGGRLKNILLAAAAQTGKQVVVLIDEYDAPMHDSVSDEDLQKTIRNIMRDFFSPLKQQEGNIRFVFITGISKFSQLSIFSELNNLKILTLKDEYSSCCGITKSELTQYFREGIEEMAEHNGLTYEETLEQLKQHYDGYHFSINSEDIFNPYSIINALDDKEFNSYWFTSGTPTFLIELMQQKNLDMMDLNDIWARAKRFDVPTETITDPVPVLFQSGYLTIKGYDKQLGMYYLSFPNQEVRQGFSESLCQYYTPSEVGELDAIVYAYKKNVLINDDMGAFMPHLKAFYDKFPYTIINNNERHYQAVIFTIFTMLGEDVKVEHTTSDGRIDLVLKTDKSIFIFELKYKKSADIAMAQISDKDYAKAFADDGRKVVKVGINFSENQRSIEDWVIE
- a CDS encoding Abi family protein, with protein sequence MEEDKTTHQFKPNSRFEDAVALYNFDIELRDLMFKAVQRLEIALRTKIIQEFSLAHGPFWFFDTSLADDEHKFIENMNSIDRELQRCKEDFIKEHRRNYDKPIFPPAWKTLELASFGTLSKLYYNFGDKKLKKRVARQFNLPQHEVLESWMRSVTVLRNCCAHHSRLWNRYLSNAPQMNASLRGAWVNIEGVDANKVYAIACCIAYWLDSMGYGLDFKNELKSLLVSYPQVDPAAMGFPENWISEPLWR